A stretch of Vigna angularis cultivar LongXiaoDou No.4 chromosome 4, ASM1680809v1, whole genome shotgun sequence DNA encodes these proteins:
- the LOC108329892 gene encoding ribosome-binding factor PSRP1, chloroplastic, with amino-acid sequence MATLFSFHTTLRPSCYLPSSLSSPYLLLPPHPFSNTLSTTFLGHTVSLKYAATSTTNTGRSLSARMSWDGPLSSVKLIIQGKNLELTDAVKEHVEDKVGKAVQKHTHLVREVDVRLSTRGGGEFGRGPRTRRCEVTLFTKRHGVLRAEEDAESTYGSIDLVSSIIQRKLRKIKEKESDHGRHMKGFNRSKVREPVEQLPVVEDEILSPEEEEESIDEVVRTKYFDMPPLTVSEAIEQLVNVDHDFYGFRNEETGEINIVYKRKEGGYGLIIPKGNGEAEKLEPVVLEPAVEPSLKE; translated from the exons ATGGCCACTCTCTTTAGTTTTCACACCACCCTTCGCCCCTCTTGCTATCTTCCCTCATCACTCTCCTCACCTTATCTGCTGCTACCTCCACACCCCTTCTCCAACACCCTCTCCACAACTTTCTTGGGCCACACTGTAAGCCTCAAATATGCTGCCACTTCCACAACCAACACTGGCCGTTCACTCTCTGCTCGCATGTCATGGGACGGTCCTCTCTCTTCCGTCAAATTGATCATTCAGGGTAAAAATCTCGAG CTGACTGATGCTGTGAAGGAGCATGTGGAAGATAAGGTGGGAAAGGCGGTTCAGAAGCATACTCACCTAGTGAGAGAGGTTGATGTGAGGCTTTCTACTAGAGGAGGAGGTGAATTTGGAAGAGGACCCAGAACTCGTAGGTGTGAG GTGACTTTGTTCACTAAGAGGCACGGAGTGTTGCGGGCTGAGGAGGACGCTGAAAGCACCTATGGAAGTATAGATTTGGTATCATCGATCATTCAGAGAAAGTTGaggaaaataaaggaaaaggaGTCAGATCATGGTCGCCACATGAAGGGTTTCAATAGGTCGAAGGTTAGGGAGCCGGTGGAGCAATTACCTGTGGTAGAGGATGAAATATTATCCccagaggaggaagaagaatcAATTGATGAG GTTGTTCGCACAAAGTACTTTGACATGCCACCCTTGACTGTGTCTGAAGCAATAGAGCAACTTGTAAATGTTGATCATGACTTCTATGGTTTTCGAAACGAAGAAACTG GGGAAATTAATATTgtgtataaaagaaaagaaggtgGATATGGACTCATTATACCCAAAGGTAATGGTGAAGCAGAGAAATTGGAGCCTGTTGTGCTTGAACCAGCTGTAGAACCCTCCCTGAAAGAATGA